From a single Alloactinosynnema sp. L-07 genomic region:
- a CDS encoding Ppx/GppA phosphatase family protein, translating into MRLGVLDVGSNTVHLLVVDAHRGAHPTPARSEKTVLRLAERITRSGMLSKAGADELVRTVASAKESSVRLGCAEMMAFATSAVREATNSAAVLARVAKETGVELEVLSGEDEARYTFLAARRWYGWSAGNLLVLDIGGGSLEIAAGMDEDPDFAWSLPLGAGRLTRTRFTNDPPSRAEIDETTAWLADQLEPVARRVAKFGEPDRVVATSKTFRTLARLTGSAPSSSGPRVRRTLTEAGLGQLIAFVSRMSAADLAELEGVSPSRAHQLVAGALVAQATMRALSLPELEIGPWALREGVILRRLDQTNGEDHTVTSD; encoded by the coding sequence GTGCGGCTAGGGGTATTGGACGTCGGATCGAACACCGTCCACTTGCTGGTAGTGGACGCCCACCGGGGTGCGCACCCCACGCCTGCGCGGTCGGAGAAGACCGTGCTGCGGCTCGCGGAGCGCATCACCCGGTCCGGCATGCTGTCGAAGGCCGGTGCGGACGAGTTGGTCCGCACCGTCGCCTCGGCCAAGGAGTCCTCGGTGCGGCTGGGCTGCGCGGAGATGATGGCCTTCGCCACCTCGGCGGTGCGGGAGGCGACCAACTCCGCGGCCGTGCTGGCCAGGGTGGCCAAGGAGACCGGGGTCGAGCTGGAGGTCCTCTCCGGCGAGGACGAGGCCCGCTACACCTTCCTCGCCGCCCGCCGCTGGTACGGCTGGTCGGCGGGCAACCTGCTGGTCCTGGACATCGGCGGCGGCTCGCTGGAGATCGCCGCCGGGATGGACGAGGACCCGGATTTCGCCTGGTCACTGCCGCTGGGCGCGGGCAGGCTCACCCGCACCCGGTTCACCAATGACCCGCCCAGCCGTGCCGAGATCGACGAGACCACAGCCTGGCTGGCCGACCAGTTGGAGCCGGTCGCCCGCCGGGTCGCGAAGTTCGGAGAACCCGATCGGGTGGTCGCGACCTCGAAGACCTTCCGCACCCTGGCCCGGCTGACCGGGTCGGCGCCGTCGTCGTCGGGCCCCCGGGTGCGGCGTACCCTCACTGAGGCCGGGCTCGGCCAGCTCATCGCGTTCGTCTCGCGGATGTCGGCCGCTGACCTGGCCGAGTTGGAAGGTGTGAGCCCGAGCCGGGCGCATCAGCTCGTCGCGGGCGCCCTTGTGGCGCAGGCCACTATGCGAGCACTGTCACTCCCCGAGTTGGAGATCGGGCCGTGGGCGCTGCGCGAGGGCGTGATCCTGCGGCGGCTGGACCAGACGAACGGCGAGGACCACACTGTCACCTCGGATTGA
- a CDS encoding response regulator transcription factor, producing MTRVLIVEDEESFADPLAFLLRKEGFTAAVAATGQQALEEFDRNGADIVLLDLMLPGMSGTDVCKALRQRSAVPVIMVTARDSEIDKVVGLELGADDYVTKPYSARELIARVRAVLRRGGEAGGDGELLPQVLAAGPVRMDVERHVVTVDGEDIPLPLKEFDLLEYLLRNVGRVLTRGQLIDRVWGADYVGDTKTLDVHVKRLRSKIEPDPASPRHLVTVRGLGYKFES from the coding sequence ATGACGAGAGTGCTGATCGTCGAGGACGAGGAGTCCTTCGCCGACCCGCTTGCCTTCCTGCTACGCAAGGAGGGCTTCACCGCCGCGGTGGCCGCCACCGGCCAGCAGGCGTTGGAGGAGTTCGACCGCAACGGCGCCGACATCGTGCTGCTCGACCTCATGCTGCCCGGGATGAGCGGCACCGATGTCTGCAAGGCCCTGCGCCAGCGCTCGGCCGTGCCGGTGATCATGGTGACCGCGCGGGACAGCGAGATCGACAAGGTGGTCGGGCTCGAACTCGGCGCCGACGACTACGTCACCAAGCCGTACTCGGCCCGGGAGCTGATCGCTCGCGTGCGCGCGGTCCTGCGCCGCGGCGGCGAGGCGGGCGGCGACGGCGAGCTGCTGCCCCAGGTGCTCGCCGCCGGACCGGTCCGAATGGACGTCGAGCGGCATGTGGTCACTGTGGACGGTGAGGACATCCCCCTGCCGCTCAAGGAATTCGACCTGCTCGAATACCTGCTGCGCAACGTGGGCCGGGTGCTCACCCGCGGCCAGCTCATCGACCGGGTGTGGGGCGCGGACTACGTCGGCGACACCAAGACCCTCGACGTGCACGTCAAGCGGCTGCGGTCCAAGATCGAACCGGACCCCGCCTCGCCGCGGCACCTGGTCACCGTGCGTGGCCTCGGGTACAAGTTCGAGTCCTGA